The following are from one region of the Vibrio rarus genome:
- the ybgF gene encoding tol-pal system protein YbgF, whose amino-acid sequence MNSNYKRVVAFTLLASAASFTFAAPAPVSDLNSSSTVASKPTTVTPEAHTAKLERLLKNSNRVQANLQQQVDELSMDLSELRGQLERSNHERDQLVERQKDLFIELDRIRSELANIKKTPAQDTALATTGHYSSNQDEQQAYDSAVALVLKKKDFDAATVALEQFKKDFPDSVFSANANYWLGQIYFTQKKDVEAAKAFATVVSYKDSNKRADALVKLGDIAVRNNSNPAAKKYFQQAVDEYPNSASASLAKEKLQKLK is encoded by the coding sequence ATGAACAGTAACTACAAGCGAGTAGTTGCGTTTACGTTACTAGCAAGTGCGGCGAGTTTTACATTCGCCGCACCCGCTCCAGTATCTGATCTCAATTCAAGTAGCACTGTAGCTTCAAAACCTACAACAGTGACCCCTGAAGCGCACACAGCTAAACTGGAACGTCTGCTAAAAAACAGTAATCGAGTACAAGCAAATTTGCAGCAACAAGTCGATGAATTGTCGATGGATCTTAGTGAGTTACGTGGTCAGCTAGAAAGAAGCAATCACGAAAGAGACCAGCTTGTTGAACGACAAAAAGACTTGTTTATCGAGCTAGATCGTATTCGTTCAGAACTTGCAAACATTAAAAAAACACCCGCCCAAGACACCGCACTAGCTACTACGGGTCACTATTCCTCAAATCAAGACGAACAACAGGCGTATGACAGTGCTGTTGCTCTGGTCTTGAAAAAGAAAGATTTCGATGCAGCGACAGTGGCTCTTGAGCAATTCAAAAAAGATTTCCCCGACTCAGTTTTTTCTGCGAATGCGAATTACTGGCTAGGACAGATCTATTTTACGCAGAAGAAAGATGTAGAAGCTGCTAAAGCATTTGCCACAGTGGTCTCTTACAAAGACTCGAACAAACGCGCCGATGCGTTAGTGAAGTTAGGGGATATTGCTGTGCGAAATAACAGTAATCCAGCCGCGAAAAAATATTTTCAGCAGGCGGTAGATGAGTACCCAAACAGCGCATCTGCAAGCTTAGCAAAAGAAAAACTGCAGAAGCTGAAATAA
- the nadA gene encoding quinolinate synthase NadA produces the protein MSQILETAPTIYPFPPKPVPLSDEQKQAYKGSIKTLLQQKDAVLIAHYYTDPEIQALAEETGGFVGDSLEMAKFGNRHPAKTLIIAGVRFMGESAKILTPEKTILMPTLAAECSLDLGCPEQEFSQFCDEHPDHTVVVYANTSAAVKARADWVVTSSIALEIVEHLDAEGTPIIWGPDRHLGSYIANQTGADMLLWNGECVVHDEFSAKALRDMKAVYPDAAILVHPESPASVVELADAVGSTSQLIKAAKTLKQSKLIVATDKGIFFKMQQLVPEKELIEAPTAGAGATCRSCAHCPWMAMNGLKAIESALAEGGAEHEIFVDESVRVKSLIPLNRMLDFAEQLNIKVKGNA, from the coding sequence ATGAGCCAAATATTAGAAACAGCACCAACAATTTACCCATTCCCACCTAAACCTGTACCACTGAGCGATGAGCAGAAACAGGCTTACAAGGGGAGCATAAAAACCCTTCTACAACAAAAAGATGCGGTTTTGATTGCCCATTACTACACCGATCCTGAGATCCAAGCCTTAGCTGAAGAGACCGGTGGTTTTGTCGGTGATTCCCTAGAAATGGCCAAGTTCGGTAATCGTCATCCTGCAAAAACATTGATCATTGCAGGGGTACGTTTTATGGGGGAGTCAGCCAAAATTCTGACACCAGAAAAAACCATTTTAATGCCGACATTAGCCGCCGAATGTTCTCTTGACCTCGGTTGTCCAGAACAAGAATTTAGTCAATTTTGCGATGAACACCCGGACCATACTGTTGTGGTCTACGCCAACACATCAGCGGCAGTAAAAGCGCGCGCCGATTGGGTTGTGACATCCAGTATCGCATTAGAAATTGTTGAGCACCTAGACGCAGAAGGCACACCCATTATCTGGGGCCCAGACCGTCATTTAGGTTCTTACATCGCCAATCAAACAGGCGCTGACATGCTACTTTGGAACGGTGAGTGTGTCGTACACGATGAGTTCTCCGCCAAGGCGCTTCGCGACATGAAAGCAGTCTACCCAGACGCGGCGATTTTGGTGCATCCAGAATCACCCGCAAGCGTAGTCGAACTGGCCGATGCGGTAGGCTCAACCAGCCAACTTATCAAAGCGGCAAAAACACTCAAGCAAAGTAAACTGATAGTGGCAACGGATAAAGGCATCTTCTTTAAGATGCAGCAGTTAGTGCCAGAAAAAGAGCTTATCGAAGCCCCAACAGCCGGTGCAGGTGCCACTTGTCGCAGCTGTGCTCATTGCCCGTGGATGGCCATGAACGGCCTTAAAGCCATTGAATCAGCATTAGCCGAAGGCGGAGCCGAGCACGAGATATTTGTCGATGAAAGTGTACGAGTTAAGTCACTCATTCCACTCAATCGCATGTTAGATTTTGCTGAGCAATTAAACATAAAAGTAAAAGGCAACGCGTAA